Below is a genomic region from Ancylomarina subtilis.
ACCTTACGTTTTGATGCCGTATGTGCATCTTCGGCCGAAGCGTGGAATGGCGGATTACAAACCGTCATATCCACACGCTCTTCACGAGTGAATACGCCATAGAAATAATCCTTAGAGCTGGGCTGCAGGCGGCATTCAACATGCCCTTTTAGTGAAGGATTCAATTCGATGATCTTATTCGCAGAAGCAATGGCAATAGGATCGATATCGGTACCGATAAAAGACCAGCCATATTCTATACGCCCCACAATGGGATAAATACAATTGGCTCCCACCCCGATATCCATGCATGTAATTTTGTCTCCTTCAGGCATCACACCGTAATTGCTGCTACACAACAAATCGGCAATATGGTGGATATAATCCGCTCTACCCGGAATAGGCGGACATAAATAGTTTTCAGGAATATCCCAATCACTCAAGCCATAATAATGCATTAACAAAGCCTTATTCAGTATTTTAACTGCCTTAGGATCGGCAAAGTCGATGGATTGATCGTCGTACTTATTCAGCACAACAAAGGATTCTAAATCGGGACAGGTCTCAATTAGTTCTTTGAAATTGTAACGCTCACGATTCTTATTGCGAGGGTGTAATCTTGATTTTATTTTGGCGTGTTCTTTCTTATCCGGAAGCATAGCTCTTATAATCTGTATGTGAATAATCTATACCGAATCGTTTATAATAAACAATCAGTAATCTGCAAAAATACGACTATTTTAAGGATAATGCTCACAAAGCTGCCATTCGATTTCTATGATTTGGGCGAATACACTAATAAAACCTCCATGTAATCCTGAGGAATCATCCAATGATCGGTATGGGGCGATATTTTACAGACGGAGCCTTTTTTCACTTGTTCGCGTTTATCTCCATTTACAATGATGCCTTCCCCATCGGTGATGTAGCATATTTCCCATAGGGGATGCTTATGTCCTCTTCCTTCTTTATGAAACACGAGAACTTCTGATACAATTTGACCGTCTTTTTCAAGAAGGATCTCCATGGTTCCAAATGATGTTTTTCTCTTCATCCTTATAACTTATTACGTATTCATCTCCCATTCATCTTTCAAAAGGGCATAGATCACATCATCAAACCACTCACCATCAATCAGGATACTCTGCTTGAAATGCGCCTCTTTCCGAAAGCCCAAAGCTTCGACCATTTTAATTGAGCTGGCATTGCGGGGATCGATGGAACAGATGATTCGTCGTTTATTCAAATCCCGAAACAGGTAACGGATGATTGCGTTTAAAGCCTCACTGGCAAAGCCTTTCCCGTGCTGATTTTTAGCCAAAGTGCAGCCAATCTCAACCTGGTACTTATCCTCATCGAAAAAGTGAATGCCTAAATCACCAATCAATTCACCATCCTCTTTCTTAATAATACCAAACTGAAACCAGGAATTGTACTGATCGATATCTGGGGCAATTTTCGCTATAAACAAACGAGCATCATCAAGCGTCTTGGGAATCCATCCCTGATATTGATTGGTAATGGCATCCGATCGATACTTAAATACCGCCTCAGTATCATCAGCATTAAGTCCTCTTAAAACCAGACGCTCTGTATTGATTCTTATGCTTTCTTCCATTTCAAATATTTTCAATTTTAATCTCTCATAACCCCTTATGCATAACTTAAATTCTAAGATCGCATCAGCTTCTAAAGCTCTAAAATAACAAAATAAGCAGCAATCTTACTCCCTTAACTGGAATCATATTTTTTTCAGAAAAAAACACACAAAATAATTCTCCCAAATTTAACCAATGGCATTTGACCTATTATTTTGTATATTTATAAGAAGCTAAACAGCTGATATTTCGCAAACTCGTTTCACATTTAATTAATTCGGCAAAATGAAAAAACAGGACTCAGACCGTTTTACCCGACGAAATTTAATTAAATATACAGGCCTTCTGGGGGTCGGTTCAATACTTGGCGTTAAATTTCTTTCATGTACATCTCCATCTCACCCCGAAGGAAAAAAGATTAAAGTGATGACCCCTGACGGGAAACTTATGGAGGTTAATGAGGCCCATTTATCCATGGCGCACCCCCATCCTGCATCTGTTGAAGAATCCAGAAAAGGGATTCCAGGTAGGAAATTTGTCATGGTGGTTGATTTAGCCAAATGCAAAAATGCCAGAGAGTGTATCAAAGCCTGCGAACATCATCACAATTTAACCCCGGACCGACCTTTTATTAAAGTTCTGAAAATTCAGGATAATCCCAGATCGGCACCTTACTGGATGCCAAAAAAATGTTTCCAATGCGACAACCCACCTTGTGTTAAAGTCTGTCCCGTGGGCGCAACCTTTAAACGATCAGATAATATTGTTCTTATCGATAATGAAAGATGCATTGGTTGCCGATTTTGTATGGCAGCCTGCCCTTATTCCGCTCGTGTGTTTAATTGGGGAAAACCCAAGCAAAGTAAAGAGGTGTTGAACCTGGAATATTCTCCCGAGGCAAGTACACCAAGTAAAATTGGAACGGTCGAAAAATGCGACTTTTGCCCGGATATGATTCGAGGGAAGAAACTTCCTCATTGTATCACAGCTTGTCCCAATGGGGTGCTGTATTTTGGTGATGCCAATGAGGATACGGTTACCAATGGTGAAGAAACCGTTCGCTTAAGCAAGCTCCTTCGTGAAAAGGCAGGATACAGATATCTGGAGGATTTGGGTACCGAACCCAATGTATACTACCTGCCTCCGGTTGACCGCCTATTCCCATTTAAAGACACTGAAGCTTAATATCTGAAAACAAAGCAATATGAAGAAGCATAATGATCAAGTGATTGACAAGCTCTTAAATTCTGTAGGCCGACACAATCCTGTTTATAAAATATGGATTGCAGTTCTTTTAGTCATCATCTCTATAGGATGTTTTGCCTATTACCGACAACTCAGACTGGGACTTGTGGTAACGTCCATGAGGGATTACACATCATGGGGCATATACATTTCTAATTTTGTCTTTTTTGTAGCCGTCAGTCTGATTGGCTCTCTGGTTAGTTCTATTTTAAAATTGGCAAAAGTAAAATGGTCATACCCATTAACCCGAATATCAGAAATCATTGCGGTAGCTGCCATCATCTGTGCAGCCGTTATCATCATTGTTGATATGGGACGTCCCGATCGTTTTTTTAATGTTATCTTATACGGAAGAATACAATCTCCTATTATATGGGATGTTCTGGTTATTATGACCTATTTGGTTATTAGCGTTTTACTATTGTATCTGCCCATGCTTCCCGATATTGCACTTTGTCGGGACCGCTTAAAACACGTTGCCCAATGGAAACAAAAAATGTACAAATTTCTAGCTCTCAATTGGCAAAATAAACCCGGACAACTAAACCGTTTAAAAAAAACCTCTACAATTCTCGAAATCATGGTGATTCCAGTGGCATTTGCCATCCACACCATCACATCATGGTTGTTTGCCACAACCTGGCGCCCGGGCTGGGACAGTACCAACTTAGGCCCCTATTTTGTCTCCGGAGCCTTTATGCTGGGAGGGGCCGTTATTATTATTGCCATGTTCTTTATCCGTAAAACATTCAAGCTTGAAGATTTTATCACCAATGAGCACTTCGATAAAATGGGTAAAATCCTGGTCTTGTTATCTCTGGTTTATTTGTATTTCAATATCAATGAATATCTGGGACCGGCCTTTAAAATGGTTGGCGTTGAAGGGGAACATATTACTGAACTTTTCAGTGGTGATTATGCTGCCATGTATTGGCTCGTTCAGATTCCGGGTCTAATGCTTCCCATACTGTTTTTAGTATTTAAGCGCGGACGAAAACCATTTAATATCATGATCATCTCATTCTTCATCCTTATGGGAGCCTGGTTTAAACGATTTCTTATTGTTATCCCTTCACTTCAACACCCTTACTTACCCATTCAGGATGTGGATGAATCGTATTTGCATTATTATCCCAGCTGGGAAGAATGGGCTATCACCTTGGCTTCATTTGCCGGCGTTCTGCTTATTATCACCCTTCTGCTCAAACTATTCCCGATCATCCCCATTCAGGAGTATATCCATCATCAAAATAAAGTAGAAGACCAATCGAATGAAATATGAAAAACTCAATCGCCATAATGCTCCAATACAATCTGATCAGTAAGCTCATTATATTGATTATAATGCTAAGTAGCCTAACGGTTTTCTCTCAGAAAAAACCCGCTGAAATCCATTATAAATTTTTGGATGACCAAGCTGACAAGCGAGTCGCTATTCAGGTTTTCCAACAAGGGGATTCAGTACTTAAACCTGTTGAAGAGCTGGATGTCTCGCTCTATGTTGAGCGTCTGTTTAGTTATTTACCTGTGGGTGATCGATTCAACACAACTGATGAAAAGGGTTATGTTGAGATTCACATGCCATCGGATCTTCCTGGTGATTCAAAAGGAATTCTCAAACTTATAATAAAGATTGAAGATGCCGAAACCATTCGGGATACCCTTATACACACCGAAGTTAAATGGGGCATACCTGTTATTTACGATGTGAGCGAGGAAAAAAGATCGCTTTGGGCCGCAAGGGCCAATGCCCCTCTGAGTCTACTCCTACTGGTTAACTCATTGTTGTTGGCCGTATGGGGCATTATTATTTATATCTGTTACGAAATGTATCTAATTAAAAAGGAATAATCATTAATAAACAAAAATTATGAACACTAAGAATTTAGTTATCGTACTAATTGGAGTCTCAACTTTGTTTTTAATGGCTTTTATTAAACCATTTTCAACAAATGAGAGCTGGGAAGTTCCCTCAAAGTATAAGAAAATGAAGAACCCTTTTGCAGAAGACAAAGATTCTGGCAGAGTCGGTCAAACACTCTACGTGGTCCACTGCAAATCCTGCCATGGGAAAACGGGTATAGGAAACGGGACGAAAAGTAAATCGTTGAAAACACCCATGCCGGATTTCACAAAAAAAGAATTTCAAGATCAAACGGATGGAGAACTCTATTACAAAACCGTTTTTGGTCGGGATGAAATGCCTTCGTATGAAAAGAAAATCAGAGATGATGAAGACCGTTGGTTGTTGATCAACTACTTAAGGAAATTAAAGAATTAAAACCAACATCAAAATCCAGCAATAAGCCTTAATCTTATTGCTGGTTTTTTTTTAGCTTCCTGTTATCAGGCAAAATCACAACTCAAATTACTTTCAAAAAAAATAGCCCCAACCAAAAGCTGAGGCTAGTGACACAGATGGATTTCAAACAACAAAACCCGGTTTTGTGAAAAACAAATTACTTAAACCTAAAATTATTCCGTACTAGAAAGTATATTTAAAATGTAGCTGAAAGCGAGTACTTCCGACTTCACTTGAATCATTAACTGTGCCATCCACCTGAGTTGTTCCATAAGCTGCAGATGTATATAAAATTTGTGTTCCAATCATGAAATGACCTGAGTACACCTCTACACGAGGTCCGAATTGATACACATAGTCGATATCTGAACCACGGCTATACAGCCCCACAAAACCATCGGCATCTGTTGCCAGATTATCATCTGCACCCAAATTCTTTGTGTAACCCGCAAACAAACCATAACGCACATTTCCTGTAGTGGTGTATACATCCGACCAAACAGAACTGGTCTTTATATTGGTGTATTCGTAATCGCCATTCGCTTTCACATTCTTGACGCCATATCCCCCAATCATTACGAAGTTGTACATATTCTGTCCGTAAATGGTTTGCAAATTCCAGGCAATTTTATCTGTTTTTAAAGACATCCAGGCATTCATTTGATAGCTTGACAAGAGTTCATCTGTTTTTACTCCCATTGCGTTTACAAGCATGGGCTTCAAAAACTTATAGCCTGCTGTTGCTCCCAAACTAAATCCCTCTGCTAAATCGTACTTAACTTGAGCTGAAATTTCAGGAATACTGGCTTGTTGTGCATACTTTACATTAGCACCTTCGGGGCCCGTGCTCTTAAAATCCATCTCTGATAAAACAGCCAACATCGCATAGCCTTTGTTACTTAGCTTTCGAGTGTATCGAAACTGAGGGGCTCTTCCCAAAACATTGAAAGGTAAACCACCTCCCCAATGCAAAACATGAGGATAACATGAGGTTACAAACATGGGATGCCAATATTTTCCAACCAATAGCTCATCTTTCTCCCAATTTAATTTCACAAAGGCATGTCGTAAACGAAACAAACCAATTTTATCATTCGATGTTCCGACAAAATCTCCCTGTATGCACGCAGACCCTTTTGCTCCGAAAGCTTCGAAACCCGAAATACCAACATTCAATCGGGAATGGATGCTGGTCATATACAACTGTGACCGATCATTTAGATCTGTCCCATTAATGTCTGCCGACTTGGAGGCGGGATACAATAAAACATCACCCTCACGAGAATTGACTGTTTTTCTTGTGTCCAATATGGCTTCAGCCGACACAAAACCGCTTAATTTTACTTTTATCTCTTCTTTCTTTTGCGCTAAGCCTAAAATTGGAACCAGAGCAAAAAATAGCAACACAATTTTTTTCATGATCATCTTTCATTTAAAACACTTCAGTTTATATAATAAACATCCATCAGTGTTTGGGGTTTTAAATTATAAGGGTTAAATACAGGTTTCTAAATGCACATAAAAACAGACCCTATTCTGTCTTTTTAAAGCTATGTCTAATAAAAATTTTCAGATAAAATATCGGGTCTGTCTTATATGCATTATCACGACTACTTGAAGCGGGACATCGTCCCAAAGACGTTCTTAAACTATTTCTTCAGCAAAACATTGTGCTTGAGTCACCCGATCAACCAAATAGATAATTGACTGATACGGAACACCGCCATTATGACTCAAGCCAATTTCACAAGTTCTGCTGTTGGAATATCCGGCAACAACCTTTCCCTCGTTTAATACGGGACGTAACTTGCGAAGAGCATATTGATTAATCTCCGGAAAATTGAAGCCTCTGTCTCCGGCAAAACCACAACAACCGACTTCGCCAGGCATCACCACTTGCTGAGCACAGGCTTCGGCAACAGCTCTTAATTGGGGCGTTAATCCCATTTTTGTTGTCGTGCAGGTTGCATGAATGGCAACCACCTCGTTCACTTTTGTAAAGGTCAATCGATCCATTAAAAACTCATAAATGAATTCAACCGGTTCGTAGAGCTTTAATTTAGCATCCATCACACGACGCATGCGATACAAACAAGGAGATGTATCACAAAGAATGGGGTATTTTCCACCCTCAGATGCTTTGTTCAGAGCGGCCTCAAGTTCAGAAGATTTTTGATCAGCCTGTTTATTGAAGCCTTTACTCTCCCAGGGTGTACCACAACATAAAGAGCTCATCTTCTCAGGAAAAATCACCTCAAAACCCGCTTTCTCCAACAAATTTTGTGTTACAATATGCAAGGGTTGTTTGTAAGGATCCCCCTTTGC
It encodes:
- the rlmF gene encoding 23S rRNA (adenine(1618)-N(6))-methyltransferase RlmF, coding for MLPDKKEHAKIKSRLHPRNKNRERYNFKELIETCPDLESFVVLNKYDDQSIDFADPKAVKILNKALLMHYYGLSDWDIPENYLCPPIPGRADYIHHIADLLCSSNYGVMPEGDKITCMDIGVGANCIYPIVGRIEYGWSFIGTDIDPIAIASANKIIELNPSLKGHVECRLQPSSKDYFYGVFTREERVDMTVCNPPFHASAEDAHTASKRKVTNLSGKKVQAVKLNFGGQNNELWCEGGEGRFLKTMISESKKFGKSCFWFSSLVSKQSNLKLVDKTLKAMGAEKVEVIPMGQGNKTSRIVAWTFLTTEEQKEWRETRWK
- a CDS encoding cupin domain-containing protein; protein product: MKRKTSFGTMEILLEKDGQIVSEVLVFHKEGRGHKHPLWEICYITDGEGIIVNGDKREQVKKGSVCKISPHTDHWMIPQDYMEVLLVYSPKS
- a CDS encoding GNAT family N-acetyltransferase, whose protein sequence is MEESIRINTERLVLRGLNADDTEAVFKYRSDAITNQYQGWIPKTLDDARLFIAKIAPDIDQYNSWFQFGIIKKEDGELIGDLGIHFFDEDKYQVEIGCTLAKNQHGKGFASEALNAIIRYLFRDLNKRRIICSIDPRNASSIKMVEALGFRKEAHFKQSILIDGEWFDDVIYALLKDEWEMNT
- a CDS encoding 4Fe-4S dicluster domain-containing protein yields the protein MKKQDSDRFTRRNLIKYTGLLGVGSILGVKFLSCTSPSHPEGKKIKVMTPDGKLMEVNEAHLSMAHPHPASVEESRKGIPGRKFVMVVDLAKCKNARECIKACEHHHNLTPDRPFIKVLKIQDNPRSAPYWMPKKCFQCDNPPCVKVCPVGATFKRSDNIVLIDNERCIGCRFCMAACPYSARVFNWGKPKQSKEVLNLEYSPEASTPSKIGTVEKCDFCPDMIRGKKLPHCITACPNGVLYFGDANEDTVTNGEETVRLSKLLREKAGYRYLEDLGTEPNVYYLPPVDRLFPFKDTEA
- the nrfD gene encoding NrfD/PsrC family molybdoenzyme membrane anchor subunit, which produces MKKHNDQVIDKLLNSVGRHNPVYKIWIAVLLVIISIGCFAYYRQLRLGLVVTSMRDYTSWGIYISNFVFFVAVSLIGSLVSSILKLAKVKWSYPLTRISEIIAVAAIICAAVIIIVDMGRPDRFFNVILYGRIQSPIIWDVLVIMTYLVISVLLLYLPMLPDIALCRDRLKHVAQWKQKMYKFLALNWQNKPGQLNRLKKTSTILEIMVIPVAFAIHTITSWLFATTWRPGWDSTNLGPYFVSGAFMLGGAVIIIAMFFIRKTFKLEDFITNEHFDKMGKILVLLSLVYLYFNINEYLGPAFKMVGVEGEHITELFSGDYAAMYWLVQIPGLMLPILFLVFKRGRKPFNIMIISFFILMGAWFKRFLIVIPSLQHPYLPIQDVDESYLHYYPSWEEWAITLASFAGVLLIITLLLKLFPIIPIQEYIHHQNKVEDQSNEI
- a CDS encoding c-type cytochrome gives rise to the protein MNTKNLVIVLIGVSTLFLMAFIKPFSTNESWEVPSKYKKMKNPFAEDKDSGRVGQTLYVVHCKSCHGKTGIGNGTKSKSLKTPMPDFTKKEFQDQTDGELYYKTVFGRDEMPSYEKKIRDDEDRWLLINYLRKLKN